The proteins below are encoded in one region of Tessaracoccus aquimaris:
- a CDS encoding OsmC family protein, whose translation MSVTNKATTTWRGSLFEGSGDVAFDSSHLGTFPINWKARSEGSDSTTTPEELIAAAHASCFSMALSNGLAQNGTPPEEVVTTAEVGFQPGVGITGSHLTLRAVVPGLDQDKFQEIAADAKANCPVSQALAGIEITLDATLA comes from the coding sequence ATGTCCGTCACCAACAAGGCAACCACCACCTGGCGCGGCTCCCTGTTCGAGGGCTCGGGCGACGTCGCCTTCGACTCGTCCCACCTCGGCACCTTCCCCATCAACTGGAAGGCCCGCAGCGAGGGCTCCGACTCGACCACCACCCCCGAGGAACTGATCGCCGCGGCGCACGCGTCGTGCTTCTCGATGGCGCTGTCCAACGGCCTCGCGCAGAACGGCACCCCGCCCGAGGAGGTCGTCACGACGGCCGAGGTCGGCTTCCAGCCTGGTGTCGGCATCACCGGAAGTCACCTGACCCTGAGGGCCGTCGTCCCCGGGCTGGACCAGGACAAGTTCCAGGAGATCGCGGCCGACGCGAAGGCCAACTGCCCGGTGTCGCAGGCGCTGGCTGGCATCGAGATCACGCTCGACGCGACCCTCGCGTGA
- a CDS encoding ROK family transcriptional regulator: MAGSLDSGHVRRFNIHLVLRHLREAEGSTASELAGATGLSRPSVNGALAELERLGWIASAGMSTTDLGGRPARRHRFHASAGLLLGVDIGVHGVRVVVGDLSGTLLDERVAGVAPEAMPDARLAVVDALIDAMVNDPGRVWAMGIAVTGPVDSSGRTALFSPLPGWAEVDLPQRFGRRFGWPVLVGNDVKVALLAERQWGVADGVDDVAFVLAGARIGAAATVGGMLLRGHGGAAGEVGALPAVRWGRAVRDLVGNEGALVPGMDLAFRAAASGERGALARVERFADDVATGAAAVTLMLDPEVLVIGGRAAAFAELWVPRFSASLAAQVLRMPEIRISTLGGNHVARGALRLAMLDIERRFFGDELVAARAPRP, translated from the coding sequence ATGGCCGGCTCGCTCGACAGCGGTCACGTCCGCAGGTTCAACATCCACCTGGTGCTGCGGCACCTGCGCGAGGCCGAGGGGTCGACCGCGAGTGAGTTGGCGGGAGCGACGGGCCTCTCCAGGCCGAGCGTGAATGGCGCGCTCGCAGAACTCGAGCGGCTTGGCTGGATCGCCTCCGCCGGGATGTCGACGACCGATCTCGGCGGCCGACCTGCCCGCAGGCACCGCTTCCACGCCTCGGCGGGGCTCCTGCTCGGCGTCGACATCGGGGTGCATGGCGTCCGCGTCGTGGTCGGTGACCTGTCGGGAACCCTGCTCGACGAGAGGGTCGCCGGGGTCGCGCCCGAGGCGATGCCCGACGCGCGCCTCGCCGTCGTCGACGCACTCATCGACGCCATGGTGAACGACCCCGGCCGGGTCTGGGCGATGGGCATTGCCGTCACCGGGCCCGTCGACTCGTCCGGGCGCACGGCGCTGTTCAGCCCGCTACCGGGCTGGGCCGAGGTCGACCTGCCGCAACGGTTCGGGCGGCGATTCGGCTGGCCCGTGCTGGTCGGCAATGACGTCAAGGTCGCGCTGCTCGCCGAACGCCAGTGGGGCGTTGCTGACGGCGTCGACGATGTCGCCTTCGTGCTCGCGGGCGCCCGGATCGGCGCGGCGGCCACCGTCGGCGGCATGCTGCTGCGCGGACATGGGGGAGCGGCGGGCGAGGTCGGTGCGCTGCCCGCGGTGCGGTGGGGTCGCGCGGTCCGAGACCTGGTGGGCAATGAGGGCGCGCTCGTTCCTGGCATGGATCTCGCGTTTCGGGCGGCAGCCAGTGGTGAGCGTGGGGCGCTTGCCCGGGTCGAGAGATTTGCCGACGACGTCGCGACGGGGGCAGCAGCCGTCACGCTGATGCTCGATCCTGAGGTGCTCGTCATCGGCGGCCGTGCTGCGGCGTTCGCCGAACTGTGGGTGCCGAGGTTCTCGGCGAGCCTGGCTGCCCAGGTGCTCCGGATGCCGGAGATCCGGATCTCGACGCTCGGCGGCAACCATGTCGCGCGCGGCGCGCTCCGGCTCGCGATGCTCGACATCGAGCGCAGGTTCTTCGGCGACGAGTTGGTCGCGGCACGCGCGCCCCGCCCCTGA